The Mucilaginibacter gracilis genomic interval CAGCGCTACTTTGATATAGATACCATTTTAAGCGGCGCTAACGCCAACGAAATTTACAAAGAAACATCGGCCAAACTGCAAACAAAAGAATTTTCGATACAGGGCCTTATTAAAAAGATGAATGTAAAGGTGATCTGTACAACAGATGATCCTATTGACAACCTTGAGTTTCACCAAAAAATTGCTAAAGATGGCGCGGTAGCAAAAATTGCACCCGCTTTCCGTCCTGACAAGGCAATGAATGCCGATGATGTTGCCGGTTTAAACGCCTATATTGATAAGGTTGAAGCGGTTAGCAATGTAAGCATTAACAGCTTTGATAGCTACCTATCGGCGTTAAAACAACGCCATGATTATTTTGCGGCCAACGGCTGTAAAGTAAGCGACCACGGCCTGGAGCAAATATATGCCGAAGATTATACCGATGCCGAGATTAGCATCATTTTCGAAAAGATACGCGCAAACCAGGCACTAACGCCTACCGAAGTACTGAAGTTTAAATCGGCAATGCTATACCAATTCGCCGTTTGGGATCACGAAAAGGGATGGGTTCAGCAATATCATTTAGGCGCGTTGCGCAACAACAATGCCCGTGCCTTATCAAATTTAGGTCCGGATACGGGTTGGGACTCCATCGGCGATTTTAGTCAGGGCGTAGCACTATCTAAATTTTTAAACCGTTTAGATACCACAAACCAACTAACCAAAACCATACTTTACAACCTAAACCCGCGCGATAACGAGTTAATGGCTACCATGATTGGTAACTTTAACGATGGCTCGGTTGCCGGTAAAATTCAGTTTGGTTCGGGCTGGTGGTTTTTAGACCAGAAGGACGGCATGACCAAGCAATTAAATGCCCTATCCAACATGGGCCTGGTAAGCCAAATGGTTGGCATGTTGACTGATTCGCGCAGCTTTTTATCGTTTCCGCGTCACGAGTATTTCCGCAGGATACTTTGTAACCTGTTTGGCGATGATGTAGAAAATGGCGAGCTACCTAACGATATTGAATGGCTAGGTAAAGTGATACAGGATATTAGCTATAACAACGCACAAAAATATTTTAACTGGTGATAAGTAAGGTTTTATGTTTTGGCGAACTGTTGTTGCGCGTTTCACCCGCGCCACAGGATAGTAATGCCGAAAAACACCCTTTTTTATTGTATATGGGCGGTGCGGAAGCCAACGCCGCAACCGCCTTGGCAGGATGGAATGTTCCGGTAAAATATTGTACTGTTTTACCGGACAATTTTATGAGCCACCATTTGATAGATTATCTTGAATATAAAGGCATTTTTACTTCGTCCATTTTATTTGCAGGCAACCGTATAGGCGTTTATTACTTAGAACGTGGAGCCGATTTAAAGGGCAGCATGGTGTACGACCGTGCACACTCTTCCTTCTCAGAACTTAAACCTGGAATGATTGATTGGGACAAAGTTTTACGCGATGTATCATGGTTTAACTTTACAGCTATTAGTCCGGCAATTAACCAAAACGTTGCCGACGTTTGCCTGGAAGCCTTAGAGGCTGCATCCCGTAAGGGGATCACCATTTCGGTAGACCTGAATTATCGGTCGCGCCTTTGGAAATATGGCAAAAGCCCCATTGAAATTATGCCCCAATTGGTAAAACATTGCGATGTTATAATGGGCAACATTTGGAGTGCCAACACATTACTGGGCACCAAAATAGACGAGCACATTCACGACCGCCGAAGTAAGCAAGCTTACCTTAGCCATGCCGAAACGACATCGGCAGAGATCATGAAAATGTTTCCGAAATGTAAAACCGTAGCTAACACATTTAGGTTTGATAGCGAAGGCGATAACTTAAAATACTACACCGCGCTACATACGGGTGGCAATTTTTACCACTCGCACGAATTTAGCTGTGCAGGCGTTGTTGACAGATCGGGCAGTGGCGATTGTTTTATGGCCGGCCTTATATACGGCCTTTACAATAACCATGAGGCACAAGAACTGCTAAACTATGCCACCGCTGCCGCTTTTGGAAAGCTACAAGAGCAAGGCGACGCAACCGGGCAAGATGTGTTAACGGTTAAGAATGTTAAGGCGGTAGATTAGGCTAACCTACTACCTTGTAACCTTATTGCAATACAAATATATCCTCTACGTCTAAAATCTTATCTTTAAAAAGCCAGGCTTTTGCAATGCTGCCGTTTATTGAAACCTCATCAGCTTT includes:
- a CDS encoding sugar kinase, which encodes MISKVLCFGELLLRVSPAPQDSNAEKHPFLLYMGGAEANAATALAGWNVPVKYCTVLPDNFMSHHLIDYLEYKGIFTSSILFAGNRIGVYYLERGADLKGSMVYDRAHSSFSELKPGMIDWDKVLRDVSWFNFTAISPAINQNVADVCLEALEAASRKGITISVDLNYRSRLWKYGKSPIEIMPQLVKHCDVIMGNIWSANTLLGTKIDEHIHDRRSKQAYLSHAETTSAEIMKMFPKCKTVANTFRFDSEGDNLKYYTALHTGGNFYHSHEFSCAGVVDRSGSGDCFMAGLIYGLYNNHEAQELLNYATAAAFGKLQEQGDATGQDVLTVKNVKAVD
- the uxaC gene encoding glucuronate isomerase, encoding MKKFLDENFLLQTPTAQELYHEYAKEMPIIDYHCHLPPDQIAADINFNNITHAWLYGDHYKWRAMRANGINERYITGDSTDEEKFQKWAETVPYTLRNPLYHWTHLELQRYFDIDTILSGANANEIYKETSAKLQTKEFSIQGLIKKMNVKVICTTDDPIDNLEFHQKIAKDGAVAKIAPAFRPDKAMNADDVAGLNAYIDKVEAVSNVSINSFDSYLSALKQRHDYFAANGCKVSDHGLEQIYAEDYTDAEISIIFEKIRANQALTPTEVLKFKSAMLYQFAVWDHEKGWVQQYHLGALRNNNARALSNLGPDTGWDSIGDFSQGVALSKFLNRLDTTNQLTKTILYNLNPRDNELMATMIGNFNDGSVAGKIQFGSGWWFLDQKDGMTKQLNALSNMGLVSQMVGMLTDSRSFLSFPRHEYFRRILCNLFGDDVENGELPNDIEWLGKVIQDISYNNAQKYFNW